A window of the Streptomyces sp. Ag109_O5-10 genome harbors these coding sequences:
- the rarD gene encoding EamA family transporter RarD — MAGISKGERRTGLVNGFAAYGMWGLVPLFWPLLKPAGSVEILAHRMVWSLAFVAVALVFVRRWAWAGELLRQPRRLALVTVAAAVITVNWGVYIWAVNAGHVVEASLGYFINPLVTIAMGVLLLKERLRPAQWAAVGVGFAAVVVLAVGYGQPPWISLVLAFSFATYGLVKKKVNLGGIESLAAETAIQFLPALGYLLWLSGQGESSFVNHGAGHAALLASTGIVTAVPLVCFGAAAIRVPLSTLGLLQYLAPVFQFLLGILYFHEAMPPERWAGFVLVWLALALLTWDALRTARRGARALAAAPLPRPAAPVSETPASQV; from the coding sequence GTGGCCGGCATATCGAAGGGTGAGCGGCGGACAGGACTGGTGAACGGCTTCGCGGCCTACGGGATGTGGGGGCTGGTCCCCCTGTTCTGGCCGCTGCTGAAGCCCGCCGGGTCGGTGGAGATCCTGGCCCACCGGATGGTGTGGTCCCTCGCGTTCGTCGCCGTCGCACTCGTCTTCGTGCGGCGCTGGGCCTGGGCGGGCGAGCTGCTGCGCCAGCCGCGCCGGCTGGCTCTCGTGACGGTCGCCGCCGCCGTGATCACCGTCAACTGGGGCGTCTACATCTGGGCCGTGAACGCCGGGCACGTCGTCGAGGCCTCCCTCGGCTACTTCATCAACCCCCTGGTGACCATCGCCATGGGCGTGCTGCTGCTGAAGGAACGGCTGCGGCCCGCGCAGTGGGCGGCGGTGGGCGTCGGATTCGCCGCAGTCGTCGTCCTGGCCGTCGGCTACGGGCAGCCGCCTTGGATCTCCCTCGTCCTCGCCTTCTCCTTCGCCACCTACGGGCTCGTCAAGAAGAAGGTCAACCTCGGCGGCATCGAGTCACTCGCGGCGGAGACCGCGATCCAGTTCCTGCCGGCACTCGGCTATCTGCTGTGGCTGTCCGGCCAGGGCGAGTCCAGCTTCGTCAACCACGGCGCGGGACATGCCGCCCTGCTGGCCTCCACCGGCATCGTCACCGCCGTCCCGCTGGTCTGCTTCGGCGCCGCCGCGATCCGCGTGCCGCTCTCCACGCTGGGCCTGCTGCAGTACCTCGCGCCGGTCTTCCAGTTCCTGCTGGGCATCCTCTACTTCCACGAGGCGATGCCGCCCGAGCGCTGGGCAGGCTTCGTCCTGGTCTGGCTCGCCCTCGCCCTGCTCACCTGGGACGCGCTGCGCACCGCCCGCCGGGGCGCGCGGGCGCTCGCGGCGGCGCCCCTACCACGGCCGGCCGCCCCCGTCTCGGAGACTCCCGCAAGTCAGGTGTGA
- a CDS encoding VOC family protein, with protein sequence MTQTPAPLHWKLVVDARDPHAQADFWAAALHYVAEDNSAFVARLLELGALPDAATLEYHGRAAFRDLIAVRHPDDPYDEERGTGLGRRLLFQRVPEAKSGKNRLHIDLHAGEGRRADEVARLEALGAAVVRHVSEPSGAWTVMADPEGNDFCVQ encoded by the coding sequence ATGACGCAGACGCCAGCACCCCTGCACTGGAAACTCGTCGTCGACGCCCGTGACCCGCACGCGCAGGCCGACTTCTGGGCCGCGGCGCTGCACTACGTGGCCGAGGACAACAGCGCGTTCGTGGCACGGCTCCTCGAGCTGGGCGCGCTGCCGGACGCGGCCACCCTGGAGTACCACGGCCGTGCCGCCTTCCGGGACCTGATCGCCGTACGGCACCCGGACGACCCGTACGACGAGGAGCGCGGGACGGGACTGGGGCGGCGGCTGCTGTTCCAGCGGGTGCCGGAGGCGAAGTCCGGCAAGAACAGGCTCCACATCGACCTGCACGCCGGAGAGGGGAGGCGGGCGGACGAGGTGGCTCGCCTGGAGGCGCTGGGCGCTGCCGTGGTGCGGCACGTCTCCGAGCCCTCCGGGGCGTGGACCGTGATGGCCGACCCGGAGGGCAACGACTTCTGCGTGCAGTGA
- a CDS encoding ABC transporter permease has product MSRADLAVVDAAAPRPNPLWSLGLLRSELVTTFRRWRTLALLGVLAAVPILVGFAVRIETRGGGQVGRGGGEGPAFISQVTNNGLFLVFTALAATLPFFLPMAVGVVAGDAVAGEADAGTLRYLLVAPAGRTRLLLAKYATTMAFCLVATLVVAASALAVGALLFPLGDLTTISGTRISFADGFGRALLIALVVAASLAGVAALGLFVSTLTNSGIAAMATTVGLVITVQILDQIPQLHALQPYFFSHYWLSFADLMRDPVYWDDLVKNLELQALYTAVFGSAAWARFTTRDITA; this is encoded by the coding sequence ATGTCGCGGGCTGACCTGGCCGTCGTGGACGCAGCGGCCCCGCGGCCGAACCCGCTGTGGAGCCTCGGCCTGCTGCGCAGCGAGCTCGTCACCACGTTCCGTCGCTGGCGCACCCTCGCTCTGCTCGGCGTGCTGGCGGCCGTGCCGATCCTCGTCGGGTTCGCCGTCAGGATCGAGACGCGGGGCGGCGGGCAGGTCGGCCGGGGCGGCGGCGAAGGCCCGGCGTTCATCAGCCAGGTCACCAACAACGGGCTGTTCCTGGTGTTCACGGCGCTGGCCGCGACCCTCCCGTTCTTCCTGCCGATGGCCGTCGGGGTGGTCGCCGGGGACGCGGTCGCGGGCGAGGCCGACGCCGGCACCCTGCGCTATCTCCTGGTCGCCCCGGCGGGCCGCACCCGCCTCCTGCTCGCCAAGTACGCGACGACGATGGCCTTCTGCCTGGTCGCGACCCTGGTGGTGGCGGCTTCCGCGCTCGCCGTCGGTGCGCTCCTCTTCCCGCTCGGCGACCTGACAACGATCTCCGGCACCCGGATCTCCTTCGCCGACGGCTTCGGCCGCGCCCTGCTGATCGCCCTGGTGGTCGCCGCGTCCCTGGCCGGCGTCGCCGCCCTCGGTCTGTTCGTGTCCACCCTGACCAATAGCGGCATCGCGGCGATGGCGACGACCGTGGGCCTGGTCATCACGGTCCAGATCCTCGACCAGATACCCCAGCTGCACGCGCTGCAGCCGTACTTCTTCTCCCACTACTGGCTGTCCTTCGCCGACCTGATGCGCGACCCCGTCTACTGGGACGACCTGGTCAAGAACCTGGAGCTGCAGGCCCTGTACACGGCGGTGTTCGGATCGGCGGCCTGGGCACGGTTCACGACGAGGGACATCACCGCCTAA
- a CDS encoding ABC transporter ATP-binding protein yields the protein MDRPSATEREPEDSGHPGDLGDDAQVAAGVIDTRGLTKRYHGGQLAVDGLDLTVPAGSVFGFLGPNGSGKTTTIRMLMGLIAPTSGTARVLGHPMPRASRVVLPHVGALIEGPALYGFLSGRDNLLRYDAADPAADPRTRRARVEAALDRVGLGAAAAKKAKAYSLGMKQRLGLAAALLQPRRLLVLDEPTNGLDPQGMREIRSLVRELAGDGTTVFLSSHLLDEIEQVCTHAAVMAQGRLIAQGAVADLAAGARGRLVVTTPDPGEAARVLKEQGVADVVAAEDRVTGEPPERDLAEVNAALVTAGVRVRGFTVERASLEDAFVALTGEGFDVAG from the coding sequence ATGGACCGACCGTCCGCCACGGAGCGGGAACCGGAGGACTCCGGGCACCCCGGGGACCTGGGGGACGACGCGCAGGTGGCCGCGGGTGTCATCGACACCCGCGGCCTCACCAAGCGCTACCACGGCGGACAGCTCGCCGTGGACGGTCTGGACCTGACCGTCCCCGCGGGCAGCGTCTTCGGCTTCCTCGGCCCGAACGGCTCCGGCAAGACCACCACCATCCGCATGCTGATGGGCCTGATCGCACCCACCTCGGGCACCGCCCGCGTCCTCGGCCACCCGATGCCGCGCGCCTCACGCGTCGTACTGCCGCACGTCGGCGCCCTCATCGAGGGCCCGGCGCTGTACGGCTTCCTCTCCGGCCGCGACAACCTGCTGCGGTACGACGCCGCCGACCCGGCCGCCGACCCGCGCACCCGGCGCGCCCGCGTGGAGGCCGCGCTGGACCGGGTGGGACTCGGAGCCGCCGCCGCGAAGAAGGCGAAGGCCTACTCCCTCGGCATGAAGCAGCGCCTGGGCCTCGCAGCCGCGCTGCTCCAGCCCCGCAGGCTGCTGGTTCTGGACGAGCCGACGAACGGCCTCGACCCGCAGGGCATGCGGGAGATCCGCTCCCTGGTGCGGGAACTGGCCGGGGACGGCACGACCGTGTTCCTCTCCTCCCATCTCCTCGACGAGATCGAGCAGGTCTGCACCCACGCGGCCGTGATGGCGCAGGGTCGGCTGATCGCCCAGGGCGCGGTGGCCGACCTGGCGGCCGGGGCGCGCGGTCGGCTCGTGGTGACCACCCCGGATCCGGGGGAGGCGGCCCGGGTGCTCAAGGAACAGGGCGTCGCGGACGTCGTCGCCGCCGAGGACCGGGTGACCGGCGAGCCGCCCGAGCGCGACCTCGCCGAGGTCAACGCGGCGCTCGTCACGGCGGGCGTCCGGGTCCGCGGCTTCACCGTGGAACGGGCCTCCCTGGAGGACGCGTTCGTGGCACTGACCGGAGAGGGCTTCGATGTCGCGGGCTGA
- a CDS encoding outer membrane lipoprotein carrier protein LolA: MAPYESDDSTGAAQAGDEPRDELRAERRRKAARYVVPVAVVGVAAATIGLVPALANSGDPDLPKITAQELIDKIAKSDVQQLSGTVKISTDLGLPDLGGLESSLMSGAAQGSGDGSSADPTSKLTELASGTHTLRVAADGPEKQKVSVLESGAEYSLIHNGTDVWGYDSKSNEVYHSTAADSGKAERHETPATPKDFADEVLKSVDDTTSVTVDGTAQVGGRDAYRLVVKPKQSGTTVGAISIAVDAKTGTPLKFTLTPSSGGAAVVDAGYTQVSFAKPAASTFDFTPPKGAKVTEGDHAGKAGKAAGGTRYGTDQGGKTSKTPGDGSAKGLDKSGFHVLGKGWNSIAVLDTGSKGGVPTGSASGGGNLSGFLGSLGDPVSGKFGKGTVFSTRLINALMTDDGKVYVGAVDKAALVKAANAG; the protein is encoded by the coding sequence ATGGCACCGTACGAATCCGACGACAGCACGGGGGCCGCGCAGGCCGGCGACGAGCCGCGCGACGAGTTGCGCGCCGAGCGACGGCGCAAGGCCGCACGATACGTCGTCCCCGTCGCGGTGGTGGGCGTGGCCGCGGCCACCATCGGCCTGGTCCCGGCGCTCGCCAATTCCGGCGACCCCGACCTGCCGAAGATCACCGCGCAGGAACTCATCGACAAGATCGCCAAGTCGGACGTGCAGCAGCTCTCCGGCACCGTGAAGATCAGTACGGACCTCGGCCTGCCCGACCTCGGCGGTCTGGAGAGCAGCCTGATGTCCGGTGCGGCGCAGGGCAGCGGCGACGGTTCGTCCGCCGACCCGACCAGCAAGCTCACCGAGCTGGCCTCCGGCACGCACACCCTGCGGGTGGCCGCCGACGGCCCCGAGAAGCAGAAGGTGTCGGTGCTGGAGAGCGGCGCCGAGTACAGCCTCATCCACAACGGCACCGACGTGTGGGGCTACGACAGCAAGTCCAACGAGGTCTACCACTCCACCGCCGCCGACTCCGGCAAGGCCGAGCGGCACGAAACCCCGGCCACGCCCAAGGACTTCGCCGACGAGGTCCTCAAGTCGGTCGACGACACCACGTCGGTGACGGTCGACGGCACCGCCCAGGTGGGCGGCCGGGACGCCTACCGGCTCGTGGTCAAGCCCAAGCAGTCCGGTACGACGGTCGGCGCGATCAGCATCGCGGTGGACGCGAAGACCGGTACGCCGCTGAAGTTCACGCTCACTCCGTCCAGCGGCGGCGCGGCTGTCGTCGACGCCGGTTACACCCAGGTCAGCTTCGCGAAGCCGGCCGCCTCCACCTTCGACTTCACCCCGCCCAAGGGTGCCAAGGTCACCGAGGGCGACCATGCGGGCAAGGCCGGCAAGGCGGCTGGGGGCACCAGGTACGGGACGGACCAGGGCGGCAAGACCTCCAAGACCCCCGGCGACGGCTCCGCCAAGGGCCTCGACAAGTCCGGCTTCCACGTCCTCGGCAAGGGCTGGAACTCCATAGCGGTCCTCGACACCGGCAGCAAGGGCGGCGTGCCCACCGGCTCCGCCTCCGGCGGCGGCAACCTGAGCGGCTTCCTCGGCTCGCTCGGTGACCCCGTCTCCGGCAAGTTCGGCAAGGGCACCGTCTTCTCCACCCGGCTGATCAACGCCCTGATGACGGACGACGGCAAGGTGTACGTCGGTGCCGTGGACAAGGCCGCACTGGTGAAGGCGGCCAACGCCGGCTGA
- a CDS encoding polyprenyl synthetase family protein: MTVVGPFGLSVRDQALEADVQAGLTAVEEGLLDATKSEVPFITEAAQHLVRAGGKRFRPLLVMLAAQFGDPYAPGVVPSAVVVELTHLATLYHDDVMDEAAVRRGVDSANTRWGNSLAVLTGDFLFARASQILADLGPEAVRVQALAFERLVTGQILETAGPSDGRDPVEHYLDVLSGKTGSLVAVSCRFGAMLSGADETVVDVLTQYGERLGVAFQLADDVLDIASDSHESGKTPGTDLREGVPTLPVLRLRERAARLGLAEDIALCELLDSDLTDDARHAEALTALRAHPALEQARRDAVRYAEEARAALSPLPECVPKAALVELCDAVVHRAG, encoded by the coding sequence GTGACCGTCGTCGGGCCGTTCGGGCTGAGCGTGCGGGACCAGGCTCTGGAAGCCGATGTCCAGGCCGGATTGACGGCTGTCGAGGAAGGCTTGCTAGACGCCACCAAGAGCGAGGTCCCGTTCATCACGGAGGCCGCGCAGCACCTCGTGCGGGCCGGGGGGAAGCGGTTCCGTCCGCTGCTGGTGATGCTCGCCGCGCAGTTCGGCGACCCGTACGCGCCCGGGGTCGTGCCGTCGGCCGTCGTCGTCGAGCTCACCCACCTGGCCACGCTGTACCACGACGACGTCATGGACGAGGCCGCCGTGCGCCGCGGTGTCGACAGCGCCAACACCCGCTGGGGCAATTCGCTGGCGGTCCTCACCGGCGACTTCCTCTTCGCCCGGGCCTCCCAGATCCTCGCCGACCTCGGCCCCGAGGCGGTCCGGGTCCAGGCCCTCGCGTTCGAACGGCTGGTGACCGGGCAGATCCTGGAGACGGCAGGCCCGTCGGACGGCCGTGACCCGGTCGAGCACTACCTCGACGTGCTCAGCGGCAAGACCGGCTCGCTGGTCGCGGTCTCCTGCCGCTTCGGCGCGATGCTGTCCGGTGCCGACGAGACGGTCGTCGACGTCCTCACGCAGTACGGCGAACGGCTCGGCGTCGCCTTCCAGCTCGCCGACGACGTCCTGGACATCGCCTCCGACTCGCACGAGTCCGGGAAGACCCCGGGGACGGACCTCCGCGAGGGTGTGCCCACGCTTCCGGTGCTGCGGCTGCGGGAGCGGGCGGCCCGGCTGGGGCTGGCCGAGGACATCGCTCTGTGCGAGCTGCTCGACTCCGACCTCACGGACGACGCGCGGCACGCGGAGGCCCTGACGGCGCTGCGGGCGCATCCGGCGCTGGAGCAGGCCCGCCGGGACGCGGTCCGGTACGCGGAGGAGGCGCGGGCCGCGCTGAGCCCGCTGCCGGAATGCGTCCCGAAGGCGGCGCTCGTGGAGCTGTGCGACGCGGTGGTGCACCGAGCCGGATAG
- a CDS encoding transglycosylase SLT domain-containing protein, whose translation MPAAPQHRRNHIVRTLAVIGTGAAVLALPLIGATAASAASSTTTTASTTLAGYPNNLDGWIRESLAIMAEKKIPGTYNGIYRNLMRESSGNPRAINLWDSNAAKGIPSKGLLQVIDPTFKAYHVDGTSFDIYDPVANITAACNYAAARYGSIDNVNGAY comes from the coding sequence ATGCCCGCTGCCCCCCAGCACCGCCGTAACCACATCGTCCGCACGCTCGCCGTCATCGGCACCGGTGCCGCCGTCCTCGCCCTCCCGCTCATCGGGGCGACGGCCGCGTCCGCCGCCTCCTCCACCACCACGACGGCCTCCACGACCCTCGCCGGGTACCCGAACAACCTCGACGGCTGGATCCGCGAGTCGCTCGCGATCATGGCGGAGAAGAAGATCCCGGGCACCTACAACGGCATCTACCGCAACCTGATGCGCGAGTCCTCCGGCAACCCGCGGGCGATCAACCTCTGGGACTCCAACGCGGCCAAGGGCATCCCGTCCAAGGGCCTGCTCCAGGTCATCGACCCGACGTTCAAGGCCTACCACGTGGACGGCACGTCGTTCGACATCTACGACCCGGTCGCGAACATCACCGCCGCCTGCAACTACGCCGCCGCGCGGTACGGCTCGATCGACAACGTCAACGGCGCGTACTGA
- a CDS encoding HAD family hydrolase, producing MVAPSPYSLIATDLDGTLLRGDDTLSERSLAALGRARRAGAQHLVVTGRPAPRVRPLLDDLGCTGLAVCGQGAQVYDAGAHRMLWSVTLDRELAETALGKIEAEVGQVYAAVDQDGVDGLTLIEPGYLMPHPTLPALRVARRDDLWCAPISKVLLRHHTLSDDELATIARSVVGSLATVTMSGPGTVELQPCGVTKATGLALAADRLGLTPGRAIAFGDMPNDIPMFEWAAHGVAMANAHPELRAVADEITTSNEDDGIAVVLEGLFD from the coding sequence ATGGTCGCACCCTCCCCGTACTCACTGATCGCCACCGACTTGGACGGCACGCTGCTGCGCGGCGACGACACCCTGTCGGAACGGTCGCTCGCCGCGCTCGGGCGAGCCCGCCGGGCCGGTGCCCAGCACCTCGTGGTGACCGGCCGCCCGGCCCCGAGAGTGCGGCCGCTCCTCGACGACCTCGGCTGCACGGGGCTCGCGGTCTGCGGCCAGGGCGCGCAGGTGTACGACGCCGGCGCGCACCGGATGCTGTGGTCGGTCACCCTGGACCGGGAGCTGGCGGAGACCGCCCTCGGGAAGATCGAGGCCGAGGTCGGCCAGGTGTACGCGGCGGTCGACCAGGACGGCGTGGACGGGCTCACGCTCATCGAGCCGGGCTATCTGATGCCCCATCCCACGCTGCCCGCGCTGCGCGTCGCCCGGCGCGACGACCTGTGGTGCGCGCCGATCAGCAAGGTACTGCTGCGCCACCACACCCTCTCCGACGACGAACTGGCGACGATCGCCCGCTCGGTCGTCGGATCACTGGCCACGGTCACCATGTCGGGGCCGGGCACCGTCGAACTGCAGCCGTGCGGCGTGACCAAGGCGACCGGACTCGCGCTGGCCGCCGACCGGCTGGGGCTGACCCCCGGACGGGCCATCGCCTTCGGCGACATGCCCAATGACATCCCGATGTTCGAGTGGGCGGCCCACGGGGTGGCGATGGCCAACGCCCACCCCGAACTCAGGGCTGTGGCCGACGAGATCACCACGTCGAACGAGGACGACGGCATCGCCGTCGTCCTCGAAGGACTCTTCGACTGA
- a CDS encoding ATP-grasp domain-containing protein, whose translation MPFEADRDVPGLIVKFGDYPLHHGGVGAIRSLGRLGVPMYAITEDAYTPAASSRYLKRAFVWPTTGAEEPDHLVEGLLRIGRRIGRPTVLIPTDEEAAVLIAEHQDALGDRFLFPRVDPELPRRLASKQGLHELCLEHGIPSPAAAFPDSYDEIADFAEKARFPIVAKNREAFVRRKQPAVNGTTRIATREGLLALARDWGTHPGVILQEYLPREEAEDWIVHAYFDADSTPRALFTGVKVRSWPPHAGMTANAYVVDNPELADLAARFIKQIGFTGVIDLDLRFDRRDGQYKLLDFNPRMGAQFRLFESESGVDVVRAMHLDLTGRRVPEGEQRTGHRYVVENIDLPALLAYRRSGYTTPHAPKRPSGTELAWLAGDDPLPFVTMLARFVRPGARHLYQLWRTNRRGSGNATKQAP comes from the coding sequence GTGCCGTTCGAGGCGGACCGCGACGTGCCGGGCCTGATCGTCAAGTTCGGCGACTATCCGCTGCATCACGGCGGGGTCGGTGCGATTCGCAGTCTGGGCCGCCTGGGCGTTCCCATGTACGCGATCACGGAGGACGCGTACACGCCGGCGGCTTCGTCCCGCTATCTCAAGCGGGCGTTCGTGTGGCCGACGACAGGCGCCGAGGAACCGGACCATCTCGTCGAGGGGCTGTTGCGCATCGGCCGCCGCATCGGCCGTCCGACGGTGCTGATCCCCACCGACGAGGAGGCCGCCGTCCTGATCGCCGAGCACCAGGACGCGCTCGGCGACCGTTTCCTCTTTCCGCGCGTGGACCCGGAACTGCCCCGCCGGCTGGCGAGCAAGCAGGGCCTGCACGAACTGTGCCTGGAACACGGCATCCCGAGCCCGGCGGCCGCTTTCCCCGACTCGTACGACGAGATCGCGGACTTCGCGGAGAAGGCCCGCTTCCCGATCGTCGCCAAGAACCGTGAGGCGTTCGTCCGGCGCAAGCAGCCCGCCGTCAACGGAACGACGCGGATCGCCACCAGGGAGGGACTGCTCGCCCTCGCCCGTGACTGGGGCACCCATCCGGGTGTCATCCTCCAGGAGTACCTCCCGAGGGAGGAGGCCGAGGACTGGATCGTGCACGCCTATTTCGACGCCGACTCCACTCCGCGCGCTCTGTTCACCGGGGTCAAGGTCCGCTCCTGGCCGCCGCACGCCGGCATGACCGCGAACGCGTACGTCGTCGACAACCCGGAACTCGCCGACCTCGCTGCGCGTTTCATCAAGCAGATCGGCTTCACCGGAGTCATCGATCTCGACCTGCGCTTCGACCGGCGCGACGGTCAGTACAAGCTGCTCGACTTCAACCCGCGGATGGGCGCCCAGTTCCGGCTCTTCGAGAGCGAGTCGGGGGTGGACGTCGTCCGTGCCATGCATCTGGACCTGACGGGGCGCCGCGTTCCGGAGGGGGAACAGCGCACCGGCCACCGTTACGTGGTGGAGAACATCGATTTGCCCGCCCTCCTCGCCTACCGCCGCAGCGGCTACACGACACCGCATGCGCCGAAGCGGCCGAGCGGGACCGAGCTGGCCTGGCTGGCGGGTGACGACCCACTGCCGTTCGTCACCATGCTCGCCCGTTTCGTGCGTCCGGGTGCGCGGCACCTCTACCAGCTGTGGCGCACCAACCGCCGCGGCTCCGGCAACGCCACGAAGCAGGCGCCGTAG
- the fahA gene encoding fumarylacetoacetase has translation MPPFEVPEGDPFGPNNLPYGVFSTSESSDRRVGVRLGDHVLDAGAAAVALGSPYASLLARPTLNPLLAAGRTAWSDVRRALTAWVTVPAHREALAPLLHPLAEVTLHLPFEVADYVDFYASENHARNAGRIFRPDAAEPLTPNWKHLPIGYHGRAGTVVVSGTDVVRPSGQRKAPSDPAPVFGPSVRLDIEAEVGFVVGTPSPQGSPVALADFREHVFGLCLLNDWSARDIQAWEYVPLGPFLGKSFATSVSAWITPLDALEEARVAPPRRTHPLLPYLDDAAEEPAGYDLRISIAINGQTVSEPPFSTMYWTAAQQLAHLTVNGASLRTGDLYGSGTVSGAEPGQRGSLLELTWNGSEPLELPDGKRTYLEDGDVVTLSGWAPGPGGSRVGLGEVSGRVVAG, from the coding sequence TTGCCCCCCTTCGAGGTCCCCGAGGGTGACCCCTTCGGCCCGAACAACCTTCCCTATGGCGTGTTCTCGACCTCCGAGAGCTCGGACCGGAGGGTCGGCGTGCGCCTCGGCGACCACGTCCTCGACGCGGGCGCCGCGGCCGTCGCGCTCGGCTCCCCCTACGCCTCCCTGCTCGCCCGGCCGACCCTCAACCCGCTGCTGGCCGCCGGCCGCACCGCCTGGTCGGACGTACGGCGCGCGCTGACCGCCTGGGTGACCGTGCCCGCGCACCGGGAGGCCCTCGCCCCCCTCCTGCACCCGCTGGCCGAGGTGACCCTGCACCTGCCCTTCGAGGTCGCCGACTACGTCGACTTCTACGCCTCCGAGAACCACGCCCGAAACGCCGGCCGCATCTTCCGCCCCGACGCCGCCGAACCGCTCACCCCCAACTGGAAGCACCTGCCGATCGGTTATCACGGCCGCGCGGGCACGGTCGTGGTGTCCGGCACGGACGTCGTACGGCCCTCGGGGCAGCGGAAGGCACCCTCGGACCCGGCACCGGTGTTCGGCCCGTCGGTACGGCTGGACATCGAGGCCGAGGTCGGCTTCGTCGTCGGCACGCCCTCACCCCAGGGCAGCCCGGTGGCACTCGCCGACTTCAGGGAGCACGTGTTCGGCCTCTGCCTGCTGAACGACTGGTCGGCGCGGGACATCCAGGCCTGGGAGTACGTCCCGCTCGGCCCGTTCCTCGGCAAGTCGTTCGCCACCTCGGTCTCGGCCTGGATCACCCCGCTCGACGCGCTGGAAGAGGCCCGGGTCGCCCCGCCGCGTCGGACGCATCCGCTGCTGCCGTACCTCGACGACGCCGCGGAGGAACCCGCCGGCTACGACCTGCGGATCTCCATCGCGATCAACGGGCAGACGGTGTCCGAGCCGCCGTTCTCCACCATGTACTGGACCGCCGCCCAGCAACTCGCCCACCTGACGGTCAACGGCGCCTCCCTGCGCACCGGCGACCTGTACGGCTCCGGCACGGTGAGCGGTGCGGAGCCCGGACAGCGCGGGTCCCTGCTGGAGCTGACCTGGAACGGAAGCGAGCCGCTCGAACTGCCGGACGGAAAGCGGACGTACCTGGAGGACGGCGACGTGGTGACGCTGTCGGGCTGGGCTCCGGGGCCGGGCGGCAGCCGGGTGGGGCTCGGGGAGGTCAGCGGGCGGGTCGTGGCGGGGTGA
- a CDS encoding M56 family metallopeptidase yields the protein MTVCLLLLTVVALTAAVPAPRALVRSLWPEREPVVALWVWQCLVATVLMCCLAALTLGAAAVFHTVRDRVFAPAPPAVTAAYDLSVAPPWAVVLTVLLASGAAWTTAMLARELVEARRRRDRTRAHLRERAPELPAGLPAARGPMLVLEDEYPDAWWMPGHPPQLVVTTGALHRLTDHQLDAVLTHERGHARAHHDWLLHLSSALATGFPRVPLFSHFCDQTHRLVELAADDTASRRCGHLTTALALIELNQHRGVLSCASSRRLLGERVDRLLEPPPRLLRRQRALTTTMAALVPLLPLLIAFAPGLTALG from the coding sequence ATGACCGTCTGCCTGCTCCTGCTGACCGTCGTCGCCCTGACGGCCGCGGTGCCCGCGCCGCGTGCCCTGGTGCGGTCCCTGTGGCCGGAGCGGGAACCGGTGGTCGCGCTGTGGGTGTGGCAGTGTCTGGTCGCCACCGTGCTGATGTGCTGCCTGGCCGCGCTCACCCTGGGCGCGGCGGCCGTCTTCCACACCGTGCGCGACCGGGTGTTCGCGCCGGCGCCACCGGCGGTCACCGCCGCGTACGACCTCTCCGTCGCGCCCCCCTGGGCGGTCGTCCTCACCGTGCTGCTGGCGTCCGGGGCCGCGTGGACGACGGCGATGCTCGCCCGCGAACTCGTCGAGGCCCGGCGCCGCCGCGACCGGACCCGCGCACACCTGCGCGAGCGGGCACCGGAACTGCCGGCCGGGCTCCCCGCGGCACGCGGCCCGATGCTGGTGCTGGAGGACGAGTACCCGGACGCCTGGTGGATGCCGGGCCATCCACCGCAGCTGGTCGTGACGACGGGGGCACTGCACCGCCTCACCGACCACCAGCTCGACGCCGTACTCACCCACGAACGAGGCCATGCCCGCGCCCATCACGACTGGCTGCTCCACCTGTCCAGCGCCCTGGCCACGGGCTTCCCGCGCGTGCCGCTCTTCTCCCACTTCTGCGACCAGACCCACCGGCTCGTCGAACTCGCCGCCGACGACACGGCGTCCCGCCGCTGCGGCCATCTCACCACCGCCCTGGCACTGATCGAACTGAACCAGCACCGCGGGGTCCTCTCCTGCGCGTCGAGCCGCCGCCTGCTGGGCGAGCGCGTCGACCGCCTGCTGGAACCGCCACCACGGCTGCTGCGCCGCCAGCGGGCCCTGACGACGACGATGGCCGCCCTGGTCCCCCTGCTGCCCCTCCTCATCGCGTTCGCACCGGGGCTGACGGCACTCGGCTAG